The Canis lupus familiaris isolate Mischka breed German Shepherd chromosome 1, alternate assembly UU_Cfam_GSD_1.0, whole genome shotgun sequence DNA window GTAGCCCTGACACCTCCTGACTGGGTCAGGCACCTCCCCTGCTCTGtgctcccctcaccccagccctgaTGTCTCTGGGCTGTCACTGAGGACAAGCCTGCCTTCCCTGAGTGAGATTTCCTCGAGGACAGGGTCCAGATCCATCTTGGTCACTGTTGAGTCTCCAGCCCCACCCAACACAGGGAGGGTGAACCGGCAGTTGGGGTGACAGAGCTTGGTGCCGGCAGGTTCTCCCCGGACCTCCTTGGGCTGCAGGCAAGCTCTGCGTTGGCCTGGCTGACACTGGAGGTGCTGGCCATCCTGCTCAGTCTCTACCTGGTCACTGTCAACACTGACCTCACCACTATCGACCTGGTGGCCTTCTTGGGCTATAAATACGTTGGGTGAgtacctccttcccctccccccgcctccagccccagcccccaggcctctTCCTCAGACCAGCCTTCCCCTCTCTTCTCAGGATGATTGGCGGGGTCCTTATGGGCCTGCTCTTTGGGAAGATTGGCTACTACGTGGTGCTGGGGTGGTGCTGCGTGTCTATCTTTGTGTTCATGGTGAGCTGGGGCTCAGGGGAGGATGGGGCTTGAGGGCACAAGCCCTCATATTCGGGGTCCCCTGGAGGCATCCAAGCAGAGCATGTCAGCCTAGGAGTTAAGAGCCACCTTGCCCAACTGAGGAGGCTTAAAGTGGCTATCCCAGCCTGGGGGgtcaggagggcttcctggaagagggggTGTCCAGTCTGAGGAAGAGGAGCCAGCTGCGCTGTTAGGGTGGGCTCTCACCCTCACTCCACTCTTAGGTGGTGACATGGTGGGCTTTCCTGCCAGAATTTCTGTCAGGATGAAAAAGGTTTGGTATCCCTGGAAGTAGCTTCTCTGGGTCCCAAGCAAATCActtcctctctttaaatctttaGAACTGTTTCcgcttttgtaaaaaaaagaggaatgatgATAAATgcacctcagggccctgggaagaGGCCGTGTGAGCCTGTGTGAGGAGCAGGGGGCAAAAACTGGTTGGCCAAATCTGACCCTCAGATAAACTTTGACCTAGGTGTCattgtttaaaagtaaaaaaaaaaaaaaaaaagcctttcaggCTTATGTCGAAAAACTGTCCTCGCGCCAGCAGCAGCGGGTGGCAGCAGCGGTGGCAGCAGCGGTGGCAGCAGCCatggcccagccccgcccccctcgGGCAGGGGTCGCGGGGCGCGCATCCCACACCCTCCCGTCTCCCCCAAGGCTCGGGTAGGAGCAAGGCCTCACCGGCCGTTAGAGGAGATGTGGGGGGATCCGAGGCTCCCCACGAGCGGAGACTTGGGCCCGGCGGCCGAGGACTCAAGGCTGaaccccccccggcccccagatCCGGACGCTGCGGCTGAAGATCCTGGCGGAGGCGGCGGCCGAGGGCGTCCCGGTGCGCGGGGCGCGGAACCAGCTGCGCATGTACCTGACCATGGCCGTGGCGGCGGCGCAGCCCCTGCTCATGTACTGGCTCACCTTCCACCTGGTGCGGTGAgggcggccccggcccccgccccgccccgcccccgcccccgaggtGCCGAGGCCGCCGCCGCACGCGCGGTTCCGGAAACAATAAACCGTGACGGGCTCGGCGAGGCGGCGTCTCCTTggcggcgcgggcggccggcgggggcAGGCCCGgcccgggcgggggaggggcggggggcgcgcgggagGCGAGCGAGGAGAGGTTTATTGAGACCCGCCCAGGCccgtcagtggggagcctccttcttcgccttccccttcttctccttcttctccttcttctccttcttcttcttcacctTGGGCTTCTCGGCCTTGCCCGGCGAGCTTCCGTGcggccccggggcggcggcgcgaggctgcggggccgcgggcgggggagAGGAGAGCGGGTtgggccggggaggccgggccgggcctgTGCCCTCCCCCGGGCGCctgctgcggggcggggggtccTACCTTCCCGTCATGGTCGGAGTCGCTGgagctgccgctgctgctgctggagtCCGAGCTGCGGTGGCCGTGGCCCTGCCAGTTGGAGGCGCGGCGGTGAGGCCAGgagcccggccccggccccggccccggcccaaggcggccgcccccgccccagggggGACTTACCCTCGGTTTATCCGCCGACGCGCCCTGAGCTTTGGGGGCGCTGTGTTTGTGGTCTCCCACCTGGCCTGTCCCGTGGGGCTTCTTGGAGTCCAGGGCTGTGGAGAGAAGTCGGGTGGGTTGGTGCGGGGGCGGTGGGCGGGATGCGCCCCTGGAGGAGGTTTCTGGGGCGTAGCCTGGCCCCCTGCGCCTCGGATGCCCGTCTTCCCAGGAGCGCACCTGCGGTCAGGTCGAACTCCATGGTGGTGAGACGAGGTCTGTGGGGAGGCCGCCGGGGGCCTGGGTAGTGCccgagggcagggggcaggccgtggggaggagcagtgggaacTGCCCGCCCAGGGACTTCTGGGGAGCCCCACCCCACCTTGTTCAGATTCCTGAGCCTGACTCACAGCCCCTCCCCAGCACCACCCAACTTCTCTGggaaacgggggtgggggggtggacagTTAAGGGCTAAGTTTCCACCCCCCGAGCCTTGGCGAGGGAGGGGGGACTGTGTGGGCAGCTGTAGActtctgggagaggggctgcAGCTGTCCCCTGCTTCCCCCAAGAGGCTCTGATGCCTGCTTTGGAAGAAATGAGAGGGAGGGTCCCGCCCTGTGCCCCGTGCCCCGTCCCGTCATCATGCTGACACTGTACTCACTGCgggccaggcactgttcaagGGCTGCACGCACAGTAACTCACTTTCACAACCTCTGAAGGGGCAAAGAGCAGGAGCTGGTCCTCCTGAATTTGAGGACCGTGTCACTTAGTAGTAAGGTGAGCTCAGGAAAGACTTAGCCTCTCCGTGCCtccgtttcttcatctgtatacAGCAGGTACCATATGGGGTTGTTGTAATGAATTAATTTTCTAGAACCATGCCTGGCAAGAtaaggtttggggttttttaatcAGAAGGTAGGTATCATTActacccctattttacagatgagaaaactgagggacCAAGTAAGTAAGACAGTGGAGGGCAAATATAGTGTGAATGCCTAGAACTGGGATCCACAGCCAGACTCAGGTCCAGGGCTCTGGCCCCTGGGGCTCTCCCTGGAGGGTGGTCAGCCGCAGGGGTAGCTGTGAGCCCCGCCTGCCCTCCCCATGCTGGCCTGGGCCAGGCAGGCcgaggggggcggtggggggcgaGCCACTTGCTCCCATTGCTGTGAGGCTAAGTGTCCTTCGCGAGTCCCTCTGCGACACAGCTCTGCCACCAGCAGCTGGGCTGCCGTCCAGGCAGGAGTCATTCATGGCTGACGCCTGGGGATGATGATGACGACCATGTGTACTCCGGTCTCTGGTCCAAAGTGCATTCCTGGGAGAGGCCTCCCCTGGGTGCTGGCTCCACACGGCCTATCGCTTTCACCTCTTTCCCCTGCTTGATGACCAGCTTAGCCcttaaagacaataaaatgttATCTTTATGGTCCATTCCTTCAGCTTATGTTTGTTGACTACCTACTAGGTGCCCAGGACGGTTCAGGTGCTGCGGATACAAAGGTTAATTTAATTAAACCAGCAAACATCCCAGCCTCACGGGATTAGCTCTCTATTGGGGGAAACAAGTGTACGGAATGTTAGAAAACAACAGGAAACTAAGGTGTCCGGTGAGTTGGTAAATGGAGAGACAAAATGTGAATATCTACGTGGCGGAACACTACTCcgccataaaaaggaaatgaactgaCATACAGTGCATCGTGCATGAGCCTCAGAAACATTCTGCGAGGTGAACGAAGCCAGACACCAAGGAGTCCATGCTGTAGGAGTGTTCGCATTTAGTGTTCAGAGAAGGGTTATTGAGACAGCAGGTGGCGGGTTGCTGGGAACTACGTGGGGAATGGGGATTAACTAATTGTAGAGGATGAAAATACATCTGAAAatgccctctctgtgtctctcattcataaataaaaataaataaataaataacaactgggggcgcctggatggcacaattggttaagcatcccactcctggtttcagcccaggttgtgaacTCAGTGTCgtgggaccaagccccatgtcttcgctgagcgcagagcctacttaagattatctctccctgggtggcgcagcggtttagcgcctgcctttggcccagggcgcgatcctggagatccgggatcgaatcccacgtcgggctcccggtgcatggagcctgcttctccctctgcctatgtctctgcctctctctctctctctctctctgtgtgactatcatgaacaaaaaaaaagattatctctcCCCCCAGGCTTgctctctctgaaaataaatctttaaaaaaattaaccccTGAAGTGTACATTTGAAGTGGGTAAGTTTATGTAACTTATGCCTCAATAAaggctgtattttaaaaagcaatatgcactaaggagagagcaagaaaggGGGCTAGGTAATAACTACATGGTATTTTGGGGAGaggctggattttattttttttaagatagatttattcatgagagagagagagggagagacacaggcagagggagaagcaggctccatgcagggagcctgacgtgggactcatccgggtctccaggatcacaccctgggctgaaggccgcgctaaaccactgagccaccggggctgccagagAGGTTGGATTTTAGTTGCCAAGGAAAGCT harbors:
- the C1H19orf33 gene encoding immortalization up-regulated protein; translation: MEFDLTAALDSKKPHGTGQVGDHKHSAPKAQGASADKPRGHGHRSSDSSSSSGSSSDSDHDGKPRAAAPGPHGSSPGKAEKPKVKKKKEKKEKKEKKGKAKKEAPH